One stretch of Pradoshia sp. D12 DNA includes these proteins:
- a CDS encoding 2-isopropylmalate synthase produces MRKINIFDTTLRDGEQSAGVTLNLTEKLEIAKQLEKMGVDIIEAGFPAASPGDFESVKKIADLVKNSTVTGLARSVESDIDAVWGALKQTADPRIHVFLATSPIHRQYKLKMTEDQVVEAAVASIRYASKYFPVIQWSAEDACRTELPFLARIVEEAIKAGAKIINIPDTVGYITPKEYSEVFRYLMSHVPSIDQVTLSAHCHDDLGLATANSMAAILAGATQIEGTINGIGERAGNTALEEVALGLYTRKNFYQAETGLVLSEIKRTSELVSKLTGMVIPPNKAVVGKNAFAHESGIHQDGVLKEKTTYEIIEPELVGLSSNSMVLGKHSGRHAFRTKLEELGFPVSDEEVNHLFKVFKDLADRKKEMTDDDIVALVLEEKVTKEDNYYELISIQVQYGTNQIPTATVTLSGVNNDRIQEASTGAGSIEALYNTLERCIQKPVKLQDYRIQSVGGGRDALAQVFVRIIYQGVETSGRGLAQDVLEASAKAYLNAINRVILTVEHQSMVITN; encoded by the coding sequence GTGCGAAAAATTAATATTTTTGACACGACCTTACGTGATGGAGAACAATCTGCCGGAGTCACTCTTAATTTGACCGAAAAACTGGAGATAGCCAAACAATTAGAAAAAATGGGTGTAGATATCATTGAGGCTGGTTTTCCCGCAGCCTCTCCAGGAGATTTCGAATCAGTGAAGAAAATTGCTGATTTAGTCAAAAATTCAACGGTAACAGGACTGGCAAGATCTGTGGAAAGTGATATTGATGCAGTGTGGGGAGCTTTAAAGCAAACGGCCGACCCGAGGATACATGTCTTTCTTGCTACATCACCCATACACAGGCAGTATAAGCTGAAAATGACGGAGGATCAGGTAGTTGAAGCTGCCGTGGCTTCGATCCGTTATGCTTCGAAGTATTTCCCGGTTATTCAATGGTCAGCTGAAGATGCTTGCCGAACAGAGCTTCCATTCCTGGCTCGGATTGTGGAAGAAGCTATCAAAGCCGGAGCAAAGATCATCAATATCCCGGATACGGTTGGTTATATCACACCGAAAGAATACAGTGAAGTCTTCCGATATCTAATGAGCCACGTTCCATCTATAGATCAGGTTACGTTGTCTGCCCATTGCCATGACGATTTAGGATTGGCGACCGCCAATTCTATGGCAGCGATTCTGGCCGGAGCGACTCAGATAGAAGGTACCATTAATGGAATTGGTGAACGGGCCGGGAATACTGCACTGGAAGAAGTAGCGCTTGGCCTATATACAAGAAAAAATTTTTATCAGGCAGAAACCGGCTTGGTTCTTAGTGAAATTAAACGTACAAGTGAATTGGTCAGTAAACTGACAGGTATGGTAATCCCGCCAAATAAAGCTGTAGTAGGTAAAAATGCCTTTGCACATGAATCCGGCATTCATCAAGACGGTGTGCTTAAAGAGAAAACAACCTACGAGATAATTGAACCTGAATTAGTTGGATTAAGTTCTAACTCCATGGTGCTTGGTAAGCATTCAGGCCGGCATGCATTCCGTACAAAATTAGAAGAGTTAGGCTTCCCTGTGTCGGATGAAGAAGTTAATCACCTTTTCAAAGTATTCAAGGATCTCGCAGATCGTAAGAAAGAAATGACAGATGATGATATTGTCGCGTTAGTACTGGAAGAGAAAGTAACAAAAGAGGATAACTATTATGAATTAATTTCCATTCAGGTTCAATACGGAACCAATCAGATTCCTACAGCAACCGTTACATTGTCAGGGGTAAATAACGACAGAATACAGGAGGCCTCCACTGGAGCAGGGAGTATTGAAGCGTTATACAATACGCTCGAGCGTTGCATCCAGAAACCAGTTAAGCTGCAGGATTACCGTATTCAATCAGTTGGCGGCGGCAGAGATGCGTTGGCACAGGTGTTTGTAAGAATTATTTATCAGGGAGTGGAAACAAGCGGACGGGGATTAGCCCAGGATGTGTTGGAAGCGTCGGCCAAAGCGTATTTAAATGCTATTAACCGAGTGATTTTAACAGTAGAGCACCAATCAATGGTGATCACGAATTAA
- the ilvC gene encoding ketol-acid reductoisomerase: MAKMYYQNEANEAALSNKKVAVIGYGSQGHAHAQNLRESGFEVVIGLREGKSWNQAVEDGFDVKSVREASEEADVIMILLPDEHQTKVYKAEIEPVLRKGHTLMFAHGFNVHYHQIVPPAFVDVSLVAPKGPGHLVRRTFEQGAGVPALFAIYQDVSGEAREVALAYAKGIGALRAGALETTFKEETETDLFGEQAVLCGGLTSLVKAGFETLTEAGYQPELAYFECLHELKLIVDLMYEGGMEGMRYSISDTAQWGDFVSGPRVVGPAVKEEMKQVLKEIQNGTFAKGWLLENQVNRPVFNATQAQENAHPIEQVGRELRQMMPFIQQQKKKQKEVVGSAKN; the protein is encoded by the coding sequence ATGGCAAAAATGTACTATCAAAATGAAGCAAATGAAGCAGCTTTATCAAATAAAAAGGTAGCAGTTATTGGATATGGATCACAGGGGCATGCCCATGCACAGAACTTACGGGAAAGCGGATTTGAAGTAGTTATTGGATTGCGAGAGGGTAAATCTTGGAACCAGGCGGTTGAAGATGGATTTGATGTTAAATCTGTTAGGGAAGCAAGCGAGGAAGCAGATGTAATCATGATTCTCTTACCGGATGAACATCAAACAAAAGTATATAAAGCAGAGATTGAACCAGTCTTGCGGAAAGGTCATACACTGATGTTCGCTCATGGTTTCAATGTCCATTATCATCAAATTGTTCCTCCGGCATTTGTAGATGTATCCCTAGTGGCGCCAAAAGGACCGGGCCATTTAGTCAGAAGGACATTTGAACAAGGGGCAGGTGTTCCAGCATTATTTGCCATCTATCAGGATGTGTCAGGTGAAGCAAGAGAAGTTGCATTGGCTTACGCAAAAGGGATTGGAGCACTTAGGGCAGGAGCTCTTGAAACTACATTCAAGGAAGAGACCGAAACAGATTTATTTGGAGAACAGGCAGTACTTTGCGGGGGACTTACCTCCTTGGTAAAGGCAGGTTTTGAAACGCTGACGGAAGCTGGCTATCAGCCTGAGCTTGCTTACTTTGAATGTTTACATGAATTGAAATTAATTGTTGATCTCATGTATGAAGGCGGCATGGAAGGGATGCGCTATTCCATTTCTGATACCGCTCAATGGGGTGATTTTGTTTCAGGTCCCCGCGTAGTTGGCCCGGCTGTTAAAGAAGAAATGAAGCAAGTGTTAAAAGAAATTCAGAATGGCACATTTGCAAAAGGATGGCTGCTTGAAAATCAAGTGAACAGACCTGTATTTAACGCGACACAGGCACAGGAAAATGCACATCCAATTGAACAGGTAGGCAGAGAACTTCGTCAAATGATGCCATTTATTCAACAGCAAAAAAAGAAACAGAAAGAAGTGGTCGGCAGTGCGAAAAATTAA
- the ilvN gene encoding acetolactate synthase small subunit, with protein sequence MKRIITLTVLNRPGVLNRITNLFTKRNYNIESITVGQSEMEERARITCVVNVESVQIAEQITKQLNKQIDVIKVQDITDQSVVARELALVKVTATPQSRSEIYSLIEPFRASVIDIGKESLVIQITGESNKIEAFIELVKPYGIKELARTGTTAFARSTQMGNQGTKNYSIV encoded by the coding sequence TTGAAAAGGATCATCACTTTAACCGTTCTAAACAGACCGGGTGTCCTTAACCGGATTACCAATTTATTTACGAAACGAAATTATAACATTGAAAGTATTACGGTAGGGCAATCCGAAATGGAGGAGAGAGCGCGAATAACTTGTGTTGTAAACGTCGAATCCGTGCAAATTGCAGAACAAATTACCAAACAATTAAATAAACAGATTGATGTCATAAAGGTACAGGACATAACAGATCAATCCGTTGTAGCCAGGGAGCTTGCGTTAGTAAAAGTAACAGCCACTCCCCAATCGAGAAGTGAGATTTACTCACTCATTGAGCCTTTTAGAGCTTCGGTTATTGATATTGGCAAAGAAAGTCTTGTGATTCAAATAACCGGCGAATCAAATAAAATAGAAGCTTTTATCGAATTAGTCAAGCCGTACGGAATTAAGGAATTAGCTAGAACAGGCACTACCGCTTTTGCCCGCTCCACTCAAATGGGCAACCAGGGAACAAAGAATTATTCAATTGTCTAA
- the ilvB gene encoding acetolactate synthase large subunit — protein MLEKTALAEKKSLQTEIKISGAEMLVNSLKKQGVEVLFGYPGGAVLPIYDALYKSGLKHILPRHEQGAIYAAEGYARISGKPGVVIATSGPGATNIVTGLADAMMDSLPLVVFTGQVGTGVIGTDAFQEADILGVTTPITKHNYQIRNTADIPKIVKEAFHIASTGRPGPVLIDIPKDMAQLVAIEEEPETIHLPGYQPKYEPNYLQIRRLVEAVSSSKKPVFLAGAGILHAKASKYLLEYAEQQQIPVVNTLLGLGSFPPSHPLYIGMGGMHGIYAANMALSECDLLINIGARFDDRLTGNLSKFAPHAMVAHIDIDPAEIGKNVPTAIPVVGDARHALKHLIKQNGKQPDNEGWRKQIQNWLEDAPFYYDKGNGQHLKPQRIMEMIYEMSNGDAIVTTDVGQHQMWAAQYYPFKRPNAWVTSGGLGTMGFGLPAAIGAQIAEPDDLVISVNGDGGIQMSIQELAVIAELNLPVKIIIINNGSLGMVRQWQEIFYESRYSESVFRSQPSFSKLAEAYGIKGFDIRTEEEAERVFNEEFSKDSPVLINIFVEPKENVYPMVAPGKGINEMVGVKKN, from the coding sequence ATGTTGGAGAAAACAGCTCTTGCTGAGAAGAAAAGCCTACAAACTGAAATAAAAATCAGCGGAGCCGAGATGTTGGTCAATTCCCTGAAAAAGCAAGGAGTGGAGGTTTTATTTGGATACCCCGGAGGTGCCGTTCTACCCATTTATGATGCACTTTATAAATCGGGATTGAAGCATATATTGCCAAGACATGAACAAGGCGCAATCTATGCGGCTGAAGGATATGCAAGGATAAGTGGAAAGCCAGGAGTGGTAATTGCTACATCTGGTCCCGGAGCAACCAATATTGTCACAGGTCTTGCTGATGCCATGATGGATTCCTTGCCTTTAGTCGTTTTTACCGGTCAGGTTGGTACAGGAGTAATCGGAACAGATGCTTTTCAGGAGGCAGATATTTTAGGAGTTACAACACCGATCACAAAGCATAATTATCAAATTCGAAATACGGCAGATATTCCAAAAATCGTGAAGGAGGCCTTTCATATTGCTTCAACAGGACGCCCAGGGCCAGTCCTCATTGATATTCCGAAAGATATGGCTCAGCTAGTAGCTATAGAAGAGGAACCTGAAACAATCCATTTGCCGGGATATCAGCCAAAGTATGAACCTAATTATTTGCAGATTAGAAGACTCGTAGAAGCAGTCAGTTCTTCTAAGAAACCCGTTTTCTTGGCTGGTGCAGGTATCCTTCATGCGAAAGCCTCAAAGTACTTACTTGAATATGCTGAGCAACAGCAAATCCCAGTCGTTAATACATTATTGGGACTTGGCAGTTTTCCTCCGAGTCATCCGCTTTACATCGGAATGGGAGGGATGCACGGAATATACGCAGCCAATATGGCACTGTCTGAATGTGACCTATTAATCAATATTGGTGCCAGGTTTGACGATCGTTTAACAGGTAATCTATCAAAATTTGCACCGCATGCAATGGTTGCCCATATAGATATTGATCCTGCTGAAATCGGTAAAAATGTTCCGACGGCTATCCCGGTTGTAGGAGATGCCAGGCATGCTCTGAAGCATTTAATCAAGCAGAATGGCAAACAGCCAGATAACGAGGGCTGGAGGAAGCAAATTCAGAATTGGCTGGAGGATGCACCATTCTATTATGACAAGGGGAACGGTCAGCACCTGAAACCACAGAGAATTATGGAAATGATTTATGAAATGAGTAATGGGGATGCCATCGTGACAACCGATGTTGGTCAGCATCAAATGTGGGCTGCCCAGTATTATCCTTTTAAGCGTCCGAATGCATGGGTAACCTCCGGAGGACTTGGCACGATGGGGTTTGGATTACCGGCTGCGATTGGAGCACAAATTGCTGAACCAGATGATTTGGTTATCTCCGTAAATGGTGATGGGGGTATCCAAATGTCCATTCAGGAACTTGCTGTTATCGCAGAACTGAACTTGCCGGTAAAAATTATCATTATCAATAATGGTTCTCTTGGAATGGTACGCCAATGGCAGGAAATCTTTTATGAATCCCGATACTCAGAAAGTGTATTTCGTTCCCAGCCCTCCTTCAGCAAGCTGGCTGAAGCTTATGGAATAAAGGGATTCGATATCCGGACGGAGGAAGAAGCTGAAAGGGTATTTAACGAAGAATTTAGTAAAGATAGTCCAGTACTAATCAATATTTTTGTAGAACCTAAAGAAAATGTATACCCAATGGTTGCACCTGGAAAGGGAATTAATGAAATGGTAGGGGTGAAGAAAAATTGA